A genome region from Mastacembelus armatus chromosome 8, fMasArm1.2, whole genome shotgun sequence includes the following:
- the LOC113141062 gene encoding interferon-induced very large GTPase 1-like isoform X2 translates to MEVENQTAAGGGESEITPTAVTDDRVDELEESDDKPKSDSMNEPEAAQPQQTDGNTGGESEATSRPSASHEPAGDADGVTDVKTESSTDISDRPAEESETLMETSPTSQSVSTNTNKKIPELTLALVGDTNSIEIGSKNILLDNDEQTNVEQFSSRLYDLCGRHISVINMLGPQNIDQFPLNRGIHAFLLLIPNGLHHSHYSSVQWLENTFGKRCLSYVMTVLTHKPDENCENALTELRSNSSLVEKRHHTCTKSVTDENELIVLLEKLDLMVSENDPPCYSRLMFDENKEQKKLLQHKTSEDQRINSSVFQQHQTVEEMEVSTPEIKSLEISEEINRKKQNQRETETLLSRLHLPHKHQHKLSPADFLKIGPPVKQDHETTERDLAHTFVKRLMMLDYRARYIPVRQDTSQPDPVCDTDDIDDNDLDDFLFSTSVDSDQSKQTHIHPMDVQMAAFHCSDSFLKQKMITKLSQCQYALPLLVPDPVTADIECPLWTFRQIIKTWKGTQTKDNTTTVTMKSLPIYKAQTPMVAFFRLGSLSVSKSQLINTLINSCHSTFFHRNCPGSTKSRHLMDGVVEIAWYCPAGKPNDAFTDCITFCNLHGDALLTEKQRHILTEKSSVTVVLVPTLDKSQKSTSVITDLYKSQKPLIILIADSDCGAVEKKRTYKIGLKDRSQSDVSEELKRIIGKILSGPHKSFQLETMTKVSGVRVDEEDKVCQKGKNAAMEIMNLFQGMDVSKIKDKFLPCQGELWHDWCRINKEQYHLRGNIEKEKCAKQQQLMQIRQKQCTVSCGQLMKLFIKSLSSFSPTENEYFLKWTQILIDAVSTDDLASILQSYDEKWSEVLALKRKHDKSDQLTSKQAELEQISKKLQSATFGLEHIFREMGQIYEAHKSLQEPTNWLQSDWSKYPELAAELMISGDPMELMDGDAGHVPLTWISSLLDQVIRKLGDKRVFVLSVLGVQSSGKSTMLNAMFGLQFAVSSGRCTKGAFMQLVKLSEEIKKDFQCDYILVVDTEGLRALELAGNTTLHHDNELATFVVGLGNMTLINIFGENPAEMQDVLQIVVQAFMRMKKVKLSPSCVFVHQNVTDVAAAEKNMHGRRCLLEKLDQMAQLAAKEEVCDAKCFSDIIAFDVQKDVKYFAQLWEGSPPMAPPNPDYSDKVQELKAIILFKASQSAGVTLSQFKAKIRDLWNALLNEHFVFSFKNTLEIAVYRKLEVQYGNWTWALRSHMLTIENQLYPRIENGKLDKVELNDLFKETNETYTEIKKEMTVYFENDTDKEMLVQWRGRFENKIKEFHEDLVSDGKIKLDEVLQQKIACKKVEEKKEFEKKLLQKSKELAHQLKDKAKDEEELKKHFDSVWSVWVQELTADTKPIAVINVVNDQVVILQELGFEWEHINESKTSGKYKDITRLGDYSDYVSFTKHKDDCDSSQQSQNKQMGKDRKQGTVEKMVEFVSETGTKITSYFKSLQHEDQEAIRSLTDYVEKQSLNVIKNKPVATRGYRSTYLQEVANNVKEKVAEFESKVKYALKKEFTVDLILYVFHRAEPWLSEAHRKYKANNDVVIYVENKKTQYCNIFRSFCKGNSSAVVLGELICEKLKVSAVQAVCNKTAIDLAGEMKCTFPAFNGNRLNLEKHVLKSLAEEEDFNGFINYIRQPKSQVETFIRAEVKKYIFTEHKDKALDILRKNVDVINKLVSQALFTATHRVKTQRGDTDRWMEEFSSLLKDDLTFETICCQNFSDIENFDFLKKAIERRLVFIIQEMKNLSVDKINESRQKPDQILIDQLCKCCWVTCPFCAAVCTNTLENHSPDDHNVPFHRSTAVNGFHYRHTVMLSVEFCTTNVASDGSFYPNINREETFPFKLYRTAGPKYANWRITPDESKLSYWKWFVCRFEKDIEHYYGLKFEGRGEIPCEWRNYTKEEAIKSLDEMCDL, encoded by the exons atggaggtggagaaccaaacagctgcaggaggaggagagagtgaaATCACACCCACAGCAGTTACAGATGACAGAG TAGATGAGTTGGAGGAAAGTGACGACAAACCCAAG TCTGATTCAATGAATGAACCTGAAGCTGCACAACCACAGCAGACTGATGGAAACACAGGAGGAGAATCTGAAGCCACATCTAGACCATCTGCATCACATGAGCCAG CAGGAGACGCTGATGGAGTCACAGACGTTAAGACTGAAAGCAGCACTGACATTAGTGATCGACCTGCAGAGGAGAGTGAAACACTGATGGAGACAAGTCCAACATCTCAGAGTGTTTCTACAAACACCAACAAAA AGATCCCTGAGCTCACACTGGCGTTGGTTGGTGACACAAACTCTATAGAGATTGgatcaaaaaacattttacttgaCAATGATGAACAAACAAATGTGGAACAGTTTTCATCCAGACTGTATGATTTGTGTGGCCGCCACATCTCTGTCATTAACATGCTCGGTCCACAAAACATTGACCAATTCCCATTAAATCGGGGGATTCATGCCTTTCTCTTACTGATACCAAATGGTCTGCATCACAGCCATTACAGCTCAGTGCAGTGGTTAGAAAACACTTTTGGGAAAAGATGCCTTTCTTATGTGATGACAGTTTTGACTCATAAACCagatgaaaactgtgaaaatgccTTGACAGAGCTGAGGTCCAACAGTAGTTTGGTTGAAAAAAGACACCACACATGTACAAAAAGTGTGACGGATGAAAACGAGCTGATAGTTCTGTTGGAAAAACTCGACCTCATGGTCTCTGAAAACGATCCACCCTGCTACAGTAGACTGATgtttgatgaaaacaaagagcagaaaaaactGCTGCAACACAAAACCAGTGAAGACCAAAGGATCAAttcctcagtgtttcagcaaCATCAAACAG TAGAAGAGATGGAGGTGAGTACACCTGAAATCAAG TCATTGGAGATTTCTGAAGAAATcaacaggaagaaacaaaatCAGAGAGAAACTGAAACTCTGCTCAGCAGACTtcaccttccacacaaacatcagCACAAGTTGTCTCCAGCAGACTTTCTTAAAATAGGCCCCCCTGTTAAACAGGACCATGAGACAACTGAGAGAGATCTAGCTCATACTTTTGTTAAGAGGCTGATGATGTTAGACTACAGAGCCAGATATATTCCTGTAAGACAGGACACTTCACAGCCTGATCCAGTCTGTGACACTGACGACATTGATGACAACGACCTAgatgattttcttttcagcaccaGTGTAGACTCTGATCAGTCCAAACAGACTCACATCCATCCGATGGACGTTCAAATGGCAGCATTTCACTGCTCAGACAGCTTCCTTAAGCAGAAAATGATTACAAAACTATCACAGTGTCAGTACGCCTTACCTTTACTTGTTCCTGACCCAGTCACAGCAGATATCGAGTGTCCTCTGTGGACATTCAgacaaataattaaaacatggaAGGGAACTCAAACCAAAGACAACACAACCACTGTCACCATGAAGAGTTTGCCCATCTACAAAGCTCAGACACCCATGGTGGCTTTTTTCCGCCTGGGTTCATTATCGGTGTCTAAATCTCAGCTGATAAACACTTTGATCAACTCATGTCACAGCACCTTCTTCCACAGAAACTGTCCAGGTAGCACCAAATCTCGCCATCTGATGGATGGTGTTGTAGAGATTGCCTGGTACTGTCCTGCTGGAAAACCCAACGATGCCTTCACTGACTGCATCACCTTCTGTAACCTCCATGGTGATGCTCTGTTGACTGAGAAACAGCGCCACATACTGACTGAAAAATCTTCAGTCACTGTTGTTCTTGTTCCAACTTTGGATAAAAGTCAGAAAAGCACTTCGGTCATCACAGACCTGTACAAATCTCAGAAGCCTCTCATTATTCTCATTGCTGATAGTGACTGTGGTGCAGTTGAAAAGAAGAGGACATACAAAATCGGTCTAAAGGACCGAAGTCAGTCAGATGTTTCTGAAGAACTGAAAAGAATCATTGGGAAGATTTTGTCTGGACCACATAAATCCTTCCAGCTTGAAACCATGACCAAGGTCTCTGGAGTCAGAGTGGACGAAGAAGACAAAGTCTgccaaaaagggaaaaatgctGCAATGGAAATCATGAATTTATTTCAGGGGATGGATGTTTCAAAAATCAAAGATAAATTCCTCCCCTGTCAAGGTGAACTGTGGCATGACTGGTGCAGAATAAACAAAGAACAGTATCACCTCAGAGGAAACATCGAGAAGGAGAAATGTGCAAAGCAACAGCAACTGATGCAAATACGACAAAAACAATGCACTGTCTCCTGTGGTCAACTGATGAAGCTGTTCATTAAAAGCCTCTCATCATTCTCACCAACAGAAAACGAGTATTTCCTGAAATGGACTCAGATCCTGATAGATGCTGTCTCAACAGACGATCTCGCTTCAATTCTCCAAAGCTATGATGAAAAGTGGTCAGAGGTCTTGGCTCTGAAGAGGAAACATGACAAATCTGATCAGTTAACAAGCAAACAAGCAGAGCTTGAACAAATATCCAAAAAACTGCAGTCAGCGACTTTTGGCCTGGAGCACATCTTTAGAGAAATGGGACAGATCTATGAAGCCCATAAATCTCTGCAGGAACCAACAAACTGGCTTCAGTCTGACTGGTCCAAATATCCTGAGCTGGCTGCAGAGCTGATGATATCAGGAGACCCGATGGAGCTGATGGATGGAGATGCAGGTCATGTGCCTTTAACATGGATCTCTAGCCTTTTAGATCAAGTCATCAGGAAACTGGGCGACAAGAGGGTTTTCGTGTTGTCAGTTTTGGGCGTCCAAAGCAGTGGAAAGTCAACCATGCTGAATGCCATGTTTGGACTGCAGTTTGCAGTGAGCTCTGGCAGGTGCACCAAAGGTGCCTTCATGCAGCTGGTCAAACTGTCAGAGGAGATCAAGAAAGACTTCCAGTGTGACTACATCCTAGTGGTGGACACTGAAGGACTGCGTGCTCTTGAGCTGGCAGGTAACACCACTCTTCACCATGACAATGAACTGGCAACATTTGTTGTTGGTCTGGGAAACATGACACTGATCAACATCTTTGGAGAGAATCCAGCTGAGATGCAGGATGTTCTGCAGATTGTTGTTCAGGCTTTCATGCGGATGAAGAAAGTGAAACTTTCTCcaagttgtgtgtttgttcaccAGAATGTTACAGATgttgcagctgcagagaaaaacatgcatgGAAGGAGATGTCTACTAGAAAAACTGGACCAGATGGCCCAACTAGCAGCCAAAGAGGAGGTTTGTGATGCCAAGTGTTTCAGTGACATCATTGCATTTGATGTGCAAAAAGATGTGAAATACTTTGCCCAACTGTGGGAGGGAAGTCCACCAATGGCTCCTCCAAATCCAGATTATAGTGACAAGGTCCAAGAGCTAAAGGCCATAATCCTCTTTAAAGCTTCCCAGTCAGCTGGAGTGACTCTCTCACAGTTTAAAGCCAAAATCCGGGACCTGTGGAATGCCCTGTTGAATGAacactttgttttcagcttcaaaaacacactggaaattgcagtgtacagaaaactTGAGGTCCAGTACGGGAACTGGACCTGGGCCTTGAGAAGCCACATGTTGACCATTGAAAACCAGCTTTACCCCAGAATTGAAAATGGAAAACTTGACAAGGTTGAACTAAATGatctttttaaagaaacaaacgAAACCTACACAGAAATCAAAAAAGAGATGACAGTGTACTTTGAGAatgacacagacaaagaaatgttGGTTCAGTGGCGAGGCCgatttgaaaacaaaatcaaggaGTTTCATGAAGACCTGGTGAGTGACGGGAAAATAAAACTGGATGAAGTTCTCCAGCAGAAGATTGCTTGTAAAAAggtagaagaaaagaaagagtttgagaagaagctgctgcagaagaGCAAAGAGCTCGCTCATCAGTTAAAGGACAAAGCcaaagatgaagaggaacttAAAAAACACTTTGACTCTGTTTGGAGTGTCTGGGTTCAGGAACTAACTGCAGATACAAAACCTATTGCTGTCATCAACGTGGTCAATGACCAGGTCGTCATCCTTCAAGAGCTCGGATTTGAATGGGAACATATCAATGAATCTAAAACAAGTGGCAAATACAAAGACATAACAAGACTTGGGGATTACAGTGATTATGTGTCCTTCACCAAACACAAAGACGACTGTGACAGTAGCCAACAAtctcaaaacaaacagatgggAAAGGACAGGAAGCAGGGGACAGTTGAAAAAATGGTTGAATTTGTTTCAGAAACAGGTACAAAAATCACAAGTTACTTCAAGTCTCTTCAGCATGAAGACCAAGAGGCCATCAGATCCCTGACTGACTATGTTGAAAAACAGTCTCTTAATGTAATTAAGAACAAACCTGTAGCTACAAGAGGATACAGATCCACTTACTTACAAGAAGTGGCCAACAATGTGAAAGAAAAGGTGGCAGAATTTGAGTCAAAGGTGAAATATGCTCTGAAGAAGGAGTTTACAGTTGAtctcatactgtatgtgtttcacAGAGCTGAGCCTTGGCTTTCAGAGGCCCACAGGAAATACAAAGCAAACAATGATGTTGTCATCTAtgtggaaaacaagaaaacacaatattGCAACATTTTCAGAAGCTTCTGCAAAGGAAACTCATCAGCTGTTGTGCTTGGAGAACTGATCTGTGAAAAACTGAAGGTCTCTGCTGTTCAGGCTGTCTGCAACAAGACTGCCATTGATCTGGCTGGAGAGATGAAGTGCACTTTCCCAGCATTCAATGGGAACAGGCTGAACTTGGAGAAACATGTGTTGAAGTCACTGGCAGAGGAAGAGGACTTCAATGGTTTCATCAACTACATCCGACAACCAAAGAGCCAGGTAGAGACTTTTATACGAGCAGAAGTAAAGAAATACATCTTCACAGAGCACAAAGATAAAGCGCTGGATATACTCAGGAAAAATGTTGACGTCATCAATAAACTTGTGAGTCAGGCTTTAttcactgcaacacacagagtcaaaactcagagaggagacacagacaggtggaTGGAGGAATTTTCCAGTTTGCTAAAAGATGATCTGACATTTGAGACCATTTGCTGTCAAAACTTCAGTGACATAGAAAATTTTGACTTTCTGAAAAAAGCGATTGAGAGACGCCTTGTATTTATCATTCAAGAGATGAAGAACCTCTCAGTGGATAAGATCAATGAATCCAGGCAGAAGCCTGATCAGATCCTCATTGATCAGCTGTGTAAATGCTGCTGGGTGACTTGTCCtttctgtgcagctgtttgtaCCAACACTCTGGAAAATCACAGTCCTGATGATCACAATGTTCCTTTTCACCGCTCCACTGCAGTCAATGGTTTCcattacagacacacagtgatgcTGTCTGTTGAGTTCTGCACAACAAATGTTGCAAGTGATGGAAGTTTCTACCCTAACATAAATAGAGAGGAGACTTTTCCATTTAAACTGTACCGAACTGCTGGACCAAAGTATGCTAACTGGAGAATTACTCCTGATGAGTCTAAACTGTCGTACTGGAAATGGTTTGTGTGTCGATTTGAAAAGGACATTGAACATTACTATGGTCTAAAGTTTGAGGGCAGAGGAGAAATTCCCTGCGAGTGGAGAAACTACACAAAAGAAGAAGCTATTAAAAGTCTGGATGAAATGTGTGATCTGTGA